In Streptosporangium album, the following are encoded in one genomic region:
- the ftsZ gene encoding cell division protein FtsZ — protein sequence MAAPQNYLAVIKVVGIGGGGVNAVNRMIEEGLKGVEFIAINTDAQALLMSDADVKLDVGRELTRGLGAGANPEVGRKAAEDHREEIEEVIKGADMVFVTAGEGGGTGTGGAPVVANIARSLGALTIGVVTRPFSFEGRRRAMQAEAGIETLREEVDTLIVIPNDRLLSISDRQVSVLDAFKAADQVLLSGVQGITDLITTPGLINLDFADVKSVMSGAGSALMGIGHARGDDRSVAAAEMAVSSPLLEASIDGAHGVLLSIAGGSDLGLFEINEAAQLVSNAAAPDANIIFGTVIDDALGDEVRVTVIAAGFDEPVAETKAVMPQPAARQQPAPRPAPAAPPARPAPPTVKTELRPEPRAEQPQPHARPVAGPSSAPAEMPIPPAPQPVQQIHPAQPPAHLPAEQAEQPRADEPPAPPVSIPRPAPEPSQPTPISARLSDPARRRPVIFEEQEEELDVPDFLK from the coding sequence GTGGCAGCACCGCAGAACTACCTCGCGGTCATCAAGGTTGTAGGAATCGGCGGAGGCGGAGTCAACGCCGTCAACCGGATGATCGAGGAGGGACTCAAGGGCGTCGAGTTCATCGCCATCAATACCGACGCTCAGGCGCTGCTGATGAGTGACGCCGACGTCAAGCTCGATGTCGGGCGTGAGCTCACCCGCGGCCTCGGCGCGGGGGCCAACCCCGAAGTCGGGCGCAAGGCGGCCGAGGACCACCGCGAGGAGATCGAAGAGGTCATCAAGGGCGCCGACATGGTGTTCGTCACCGCCGGAGAAGGGGGTGGCACAGGCACCGGCGGCGCCCCGGTGGTGGCCAACATCGCACGCTCGCTGGGCGCGCTGACCATCGGCGTGGTCACCCGGCCCTTCAGCTTCGAGGGCCGGCGCAGGGCGATGCAGGCCGAGGCGGGCATAGAGACCCTCCGCGAGGAGGTCGACACCCTCATCGTGATCCCGAACGACCGGCTGCTGTCGATCTCCGATCGGCAGGTGAGCGTGCTGGACGCCTTCAAGGCGGCCGACCAGGTGCTGCTCTCCGGTGTCCAGGGCATCACCGACCTCATCACCACTCCGGGTCTGATCAACCTCGACTTCGCCGATGTGAAGTCGGTCATGTCCGGCGCAGGCTCGGCGCTCATGGGCATCGGCCATGCGCGCGGTGACGACCGGTCGGTCGCGGCGGCCGAGATGGCCGTCTCCAGCCCGCTGCTGGAGGCCAGCATCGACGGCGCGCACGGCGTGCTGCTCTCGATCGCCGGCGGTTCGGACCTCGGCCTGTTCGAGATCAACGAGGCGGCTCAGCTCGTCTCCAACGCCGCGGCGCCGGACGCCAACATCATCTTCGGCACGGTCATCGACGACGCCCTCGGCGACGAGGTGCGTGTCACGGTGATCGCGGCGGGGTTCGACGAGCCCGTCGCGGAGACCAAGGCCGTCATGCCGCAGCCGGCCGCCCGTCAGCAGCCGGCGCCGCGTCCGGCCCCCGCGGCCCCACCGGCCCGCCCGGCGCCTCCCACGGTGAAGACCGAGCTCCGGCCCGAGCCGAGGGCCGAGCAACCACAGCCGCACGCCCGGCCGGTCGCCGGCCCCTCGTCCGCCCCGGCGGAGATGCCGATACCGCCCGCCCCGCAGCCGGTTCAGCAGATCCACCCCGCCCAGCCGCCGGCGCATCTCCCCGCTGAGCAGGCTGAGCAGCCCCGCGCTGACGAGCCGCCGGCCCCGCCGGTGTCCATCCCGCGCCCGGCTCCCGAGCCGTCACAGCCCACCCCCATCTCCGCGAGGCTCTCCGACCCCGCCCGCCGGCGTCCGGTGATCTTCGAGGAGCAGGAAGAGGAGCTCGACGTTCCCGACTTCCTGAAGTGA
- a CDS encoding YggS family pyridoxal phosphate-dependent enzyme — translation MTEATRRDEIAAGLARVEAEIAEACRAAGRARDELTLIAVSKTYPASDVRLLAALGVTDVGENRDQEAAAKAHECAGLGLVWHFVGQLQTNKARSVVGYADVVHSVDRPRLVAALSQEAVRAGREVVCLVQVALDGDPGRGGARPQDVPALAEALAAAPGLRLGGVMAVAPLGGEPGRAFAELRKIAQTVRDAHPGADVISAGMSGDMSEAIANGATHLRVGTALLGRRKPLVR, via the coding sequence GTGACGGAAGCAACACGACGTGATGAGATCGCGGCCGGTCTGGCCCGGGTCGAGGCGGAGATCGCCGAAGCCTGCCGGGCCGCCGGCCGTGCCCGTGACGAGCTGACACTCATCGCGGTGAGCAAGACCTATCCCGCCTCTGACGTGCGTCTGCTGGCCGCGCTGGGCGTGACGGACGTGGGGGAGAACCGCGACCAGGAGGCGGCGGCAAAGGCGCACGAATGCGCCGGGCTCGGCCTCGTCTGGCACTTCGTCGGCCAGTTGCAGACCAACAAGGCCCGTTCCGTGGTCGGCTATGCCGACGTCGTCCACTCGGTGGACCGCCCACGCCTGGTGGCCGCACTCAGCCAGGAGGCGGTCAGGGCGGGCCGGGAGGTCGTCTGCCTGGTGCAGGTCGCCCTGGACGGCGATCCCGGGCGGGGCGGCGCGCGGCCACAGGACGTGCCCGCGCTGGCGGAGGCCCTCGCCGCCGCCCCGGGCCTGCGTCTGGGCGGGGTGATGGCGGTGGCGCCTCTGGGCGGGGAGCCGGGCCGGGCCTTCGCGGAGTTGCGGAAGATCGCGCAGACCGTACGGGATGCCCACCCGGGAGCCGACGTCATCTCGGCAGGTATGAGCGGTGATATGTCCGAGGCTATTGCGAATGGCGCGACACACCTGCGTGTCGGTACGGCGTTGCTCGGTCGCAGGAAGCCCTTAGTCAGGTAA
- a CDS encoding cell division protein SepF: MAGAMRKMAVYLGLVEDDRYERYDSYSDDEYDDFDDSRRVGDERPGTVHDRDDDTDPGVPAPRPATAVIERRTTDLARITTLHPRTYNEARTIGEHFRDGTPVIMNLTEMVDSDAKRLVDFAAGLVFGLHGSIERVTNKVFLLSPANVEVTAEDKARIAERGFFNQS, encoded by the coding sequence ATGGCCGGCGCGATGCGCAAGATGGCGGTCTACCTCGGTCTTGTGGAGGACGACCGCTACGAGAGATATGACAGCTATTCCGACGACGAGTACGACGACTTCGACGACTCGCGGAGGGTCGGCGACGAGCGGCCTGGCACGGTCCACGACCGCGATGACGACACTGACCCCGGCGTGCCCGCCCCGAGGCCCGCGACGGCTGTCATAGAGCGCCGCACGACCGATCTGGCGCGTATCACGACGCTTCATCCCCGCACCTACAACGAGGCGCGGACAATCGGTGAACACTTCCGTGACGGCACCCCGGTCATCATGAACCTGACCGAGATGGTTGACAGCGATGCCAAGCGCCTAGTCGATTTCGCGGCAGGTCTTGTCTTTGGCCTACATGGCAGCATTGAACGTGTTACCAACAAGGTGTTCCTGTTGTCCCCTGCCAATGTCGAGGTGACCGCCGAGGACAAGGCCCGAATCGCGGAACGCGGGTTCTTCAACCAGAGCTAG
- a CDS encoding YggT family protein: protein MGIVSEILVLVLSLYLVLLIGRMIFETVQAFARQWRPTGVVLVLAEAVYTVTDPPLKFLRRFIPPLRLGTVAFDLSFTVLFIVVLVLIQLVSALR, encoded by the coding sequence GTGGGGATCGTTAGCGAGATCTTGGTCCTTGTCCTGTCCCTCTACCTCGTTCTGCTGATCGGCAGAATGATCTTTGAGACGGTACAGGCGTTCGCGCGTCAATGGCGGCCGACAGGGGTCGTCCTCGTTCTGGCGGAGGCCGTATACACGGTGACCGACCCACCTCTCAAGTTCCTCCGCCGTTTCATTCCACCACTCCGGTTAGGTACGGTGGCCTTTGACCTAAGCTTCACAGTGCTGTTCATTGTGGTCTTGGTCTTGATCCAACTCGTGTCCGCGCTTCGTTGA
- a CDS encoding DivIVA domain-containing protein, giving the protein MPLTPADVRNKQFSTTRLRPGYDEEEVDAFLDEVESELDRLIQENEELRAKLAECLRGKVPGGMGMAMAPAPVAEPKPEMMMPQPEPMRAPEPVQHQQPVPVGMGMPPAEDNMDTAARVLALAQQTADQAIADARREADETVTRARREADDILGKARRQAEQVIGDARSRAETLERDAQERHRQAMGSLVQTRDELERKVEELRSFEREYRSRLKLYLENQLAELNVAAEGSGGFPMVGGPPAMSHSVPQGGPQPIQGGPNPFGGEPSQHSGAFQGVDGPHNDRR; this is encoded by the coding sequence ATGCCGCTGACGCCCGCTGATGTGCGGAACAAGCAATTCAGTACGACCCGGCTCAGGCCGGGTTACGACGAGGAAGAGGTAGACGCCTTCCTCGATGAGGTGGAGTCCGAGCTGGACCGTCTCATCCAGGAGAACGAGGAGCTCCGCGCCAAGCTTGCGGAGTGCCTGCGGGGCAAGGTGCCCGGCGGGATGGGGATGGCCATGGCGCCCGCCCCCGTCGCCGAGCCCAAGCCCGAGATGATGATGCCGCAGCCGGAGCCCATGCGTGCCCCCGAGCCGGTGCAGCACCAGCAGCCTGTTCCCGTTGGTATGGGAATGCCCCCTGCTGAGGACAACATGGACACCGCTGCCCGCGTGCTCGCGCTGGCCCAGCAGACGGCCGACCAGGCGATCGCCGATGCCCGCCGGGAGGCGGACGAGACGGTGACCCGGGCACGTCGCGAGGCCGACGACATCCTCGGCAAGGCGCGTCGACAGGCCGAGCAGGTCATCGGTGACGCCCGCTCCCGCGCCGAGACGCTGGAACGTGACGCGCAGGAACGGCACCGGCAGGCCATGGGCTCGCTGGTGCAGACCCGCGACGAGCTCGAGCGCAAGGTCGAGGAGCTCCGCAGCTTCGAGCGCGAGTACCGCAGCCGCCTGAAGCTCTACCTGGAGAACCAGCTCGCCGAGCTGAACGTGGCTGCCGAGGGCAGTGGCGGGTTCCCCATGGTGGGCGGCCCCCCGGCCATGTCGCACTCCGTTCCTCAGGGTGGTCCGCAGCCGATCCAGGGTGGCCCCAACCCGTTCGGCGGTGAGCCGTCGCAGCATTCGGGCGCCTTCCAGGGCGTTGACGGTCCGCACAACGACCGCCGCTAG
- the ileS gene encoding isoleucine--tRNA ligase encodes MSAYFRSLPAQVDLPALEHEVLDRWRDGKIFERSVEQNTGGPNWVFYEGPPTANGMPGVHHVEARVFKDLFPRYKSMQGYSVPRKAGWDCHGLPVEVAVEKELGLSGKKDIEAYGVAEFNDRCRASVLRHVDAFEDMTERMGYWIDLSQAYRTMDPAYVESVWWSLKVIFDKDLLFRDFRITPYCPRCGTGLSDHELGQPGGYETVSSPSVYVRMPATSGPLADLGASLLIWTTTPWTLVSNTAVAVHPDVTYVAARPAGSDEVLVVAEPLLVSALGEGAEVLATFQGAELEHTTYSRPFDLVDIPGAHYVVLGYYVTTEDGTGLVHQAPAFGADDLTTCKRYGLPVVNPIGPDGRFLDSVPQVGGQFFKEADEGLTEDLRARGLLYRGGHFEHSYPHCWRCHTALLYYALPAWYIRTTAIKEQLLAENEKTNWYPETIKWGRFGEWLRNNVDWSLSRSRYWGTPLPLWICSADESHVTCVGSLEELGQLSGQDVSALDPHRPYVDDVALPCPTCGAEARRVPDVIDAWYDSGSMPFAQWGAPHRNADMLEAAYPAQFICEATDQTRGWFYSLMAVGTLVFGKSSYENVLCLGLILAEDGRKMSKHLGNVLEPLSLMDDHGADALRWYMACAGSPWAARRVGHGALEEIVRKVLLTYWNTASFFTLYANAESWSPSMLAEAPPPAERPLIDRWALAELHRTVAEVTASLDEFDTARVGRRLADFLDDLSNWYVRRSRRRFWSGDASAFATLYECLETVTRLMSPVVPFITDYVWDVLRDAGSPVSVHLSTWPSVTEDLLDPALSEQMALVRRLVELGRSARASSGVKTRQPLGRALVGARGWAALSPELRELIADELNVQGLEDLSGMGADLVSFTVKPNFRALGKRFGSQTKLVAAAVTAADAGELARALRAGAAVSVDAGELGAVELSGEEVIVTEQPKSGWAVETGAIGTGTGETVALDLTITDDLRRSGLVRDVVRLLQEARKSTGLSISDRIDVWWSTGDGDLAEALRTQGGTVSGEVLAVSLTEGAVDGLPTHHDADLGLTFQLRRTV; translated from the coding sequence ATGTCCGCCTATTTCCGTTCTCTTCCCGCGCAGGTCGACCTGCCCGCGCTTGAACACGAGGTGCTCGACCGCTGGCGGGACGGCAAGATCTTCGAGCGCTCGGTCGAGCAGAACACCGGCGGCCCCAACTGGGTCTTCTACGAGGGCCCGCCCACCGCCAACGGCATGCCCGGCGTGCACCACGTCGAGGCCCGCGTCTTCAAGGACCTCTTCCCCCGCTACAAGTCGATGCAGGGCTACAGCGTGCCCCGCAAGGCGGGCTGGGACTGCCACGGCCTGCCCGTCGAGGTGGCCGTCGAGAAAGAGCTCGGCCTGTCCGGCAAGAAGGACATCGAGGCGTACGGCGTCGCCGAGTTCAACGACAGGTGCCGCGCGTCGGTGCTCCGGCACGTGGACGCCTTCGAGGACATGACCGAGCGGATGGGCTACTGGATCGACCTGTCCCAGGCCTACCGCACGATGGATCCCGCCTACGTGGAGTCCGTCTGGTGGTCTCTCAAGGTCATCTTCGACAAGGACCTGCTGTTCCGCGACTTCCGGATCACCCCCTACTGCCCGCGCTGCGGCACTGGCCTGTCCGACCACGAGCTCGGCCAGCCGGGCGGCTACGAGACCGTCTCCAGCCCGTCGGTCTACGTCCGCATGCCCGCCACCTCGGGCCCGCTGGCCGACCTCGGCGCCTCGCTGCTGATCTGGACCACCACTCCCTGGACGCTGGTCTCCAACACCGCGGTGGCCGTGCACCCCGACGTGACCTACGTGGCGGCGCGTCCCGCCGGATCCGACGAGGTGCTGGTGGTGGCCGAGCCGCTGCTGGTCTCCGCGCTGGGCGAGGGCGCCGAGGTGCTGGCCACCTTCCAGGGCGCGGAGCTGGAGCACACCACCTACTCCCGCCCCTTCGACCTGGTCGACATCCCCGGCGCGCACTACGTGGTGCTCGGCTACTACGTCACCACCGAGGACGGCACCGGCCTGGTCCACCAGGCCCCCGCCTTCGGCGCCGACGACCTGACGACCTGCAAGCGGTACGGCCTGCCGGTGGTCAACCCGATCGGTCCCGACGGGCGCTTCCTCGACAGCGTCCCGCAGGTGGGCGGGCAGTTCTTCAAGGAGGCCGACGAGGGCCTCACCGAGGATCTGCGGGCCCGCGGCCTGCTCTACCGGGGCGGCCACTTCGAGCACAGCTACCCGCACTGCTGGCGCTGCCACACCGCGCTGCTCTACTACGCGCTCCCCGCCTGGTACATCCGCACCACGGCGATCAAGGAGCAGCTCCTCGCCGAGAACGAGAAGACCAACTGGTACCCCGAGACGATCAAGTGGGGCCGCTTCGGCGAATGGCTGCGCAACAACGTCGACTGGTCGCTGTCGCGGTCACGTTACTGGGGCACCCCGCTGCCGCTGTGGATCTGCTCCGCCGACGAGTCGCACGTCACCTGCGTCGGCTCGCTGGAGGAGCTGGGCCAGCTGTCGGGCCAGGACGTCTCCGCGCTCGACCCGCACCGCCCCTACGTGGACGACGTCGCCCTGCCCTGCCCCACCTGCGGGGCCGAGGCACGCCGGGTGCCGGACGTGATCGACGCCTGGTACGACTCGGGGTCGATGCCGTTCGCCCAGTGGGGCGCACCGCACCGCAACGCCGACATGCTCGAGGCGGCCTACCCCGCGCAGTTCATCTGCGAGGCCACCGACCAGACGCGTGGCTGGTTCTACTCGCTGATGGCGGTCGGCACGCTCGTCTTCGGCAAGTCGTCGTACGAGAACGTACTCTGCCTCGGCCTGATCCTCGCCGAGGACGGCCGCAAGATGAGCAAGCACCTGGGCAACGTGCTGGAGCCGCTCTCGCTGATGGACGACCACGGCGCCGACGCGCTGCGCTGGTACATGGCCTGCGCCGGTTCGCCGTGGGCGGCCCGCCGGGTGGGGCACGGCGCGCTGGAGGAGATCGTCCGCAAGGTCCTGCTGACCTACTGGAACACCGCGTCGTTCTTCACGCTCTACGCCAACGCCGAGTCGTGGTCGCCGTCCATGCTCGCCGAGGCCCCGCCGCCCGCCGAGCGACCGCTGATCGACCGCTGGGCGCTGGCCGAGCTGCACCGGACGGTGGCCGAGGTCACCGCGTCGCTGGACGAGTTCGACACCGCCCGGGTCGGGCGGCGGCTGGCGGACTTCCTCGACGACCTGTCCAACTGGTACGTGCGGCGCTCCCGCCGCCGTTTCTGGTCCGGTGACGCCTCGGCGTTCGCCACGCTGTACGAATGCCTGGAGACCGTCACCCGGCTGATGTCGCCGGTGGTGCCGTTCATCACCGACTACGTCTGGGACGTGCTCCGCGACGCCGGCAGCCCCGTCTCGGTCCACCTGTCCACCTGGCCCTCCGTGACCGAGGATCTGCTGGACCCCGCGCTCTCGGAGCAGATGGCACTGGTCCGCCGCCTGGTGGAGCTGGGCCGCTCGGCCCGCGCCTCCAGCGGGGTCAAGACCCGCCAGCCGCTCGGCCGCGCGCTGGTGGGTGCCCGCGGCTGGGCCGCGCTCTCCCCCGAGCTGCGTGAGCTGATCGCCGACGAGCTCAACGTGCAGGGACTGGAGGATCTGTCGGGCATGGGGGCCGACCTGGTCTCCTTCACGGTCAAGCCCAACTTCCGGGCGCTGGGCAAGAGGTTCGGCTCGCAGACCAAGCTGGTCGCCGCGGCCGTCACCGCCGCCGACGCCGGAGAGCTCGCCCGTGCCCTCCGCGCGGGGGCGGCGGTCTCGGTGGACGCCGGCGAGCTGGGGGCGGTCGAGCTGAGCGGCGAGGAAGTGATCGTCACCGAGCAGCCGAAGTCCGGCTGGGCCGTGGAGACCGGGGCCATCGGCACCGGCACCGGCGAGACGGTCGCCCTCGACCTGACCATCACCGACGACCTGCGCCGCTCCGGTCTGGTCCGCGATGTCGTCCGCCTGCTCCAGGAAGCCCGCAAGTCGACCGGCCTGTCCATCTCCGACCGGATCGACGTGTGGTGGTCCACCGGCGACGGCGACCTGGCCGAGGCGCTACGCACCCAGGGCGGAACGGTCTCCGGTGAGGTCCTCGCCGTCTCCCTCACCGAGGGCGCCGTCGACGGACTCCCCACCCACCACGACGCCGACCTCGGCCTGACCTTCCAGCTCCGCCGTACCGTCTGA
- a CDS encoding TraR/DksA family transcriptional regulator, which produces MAATVRADGSAVAPSKDSTVVTWSAEELAEVRERLATEIQELNREISKAETEIASSDVADGAGDDQADAGARTYEREREIALTLNSRDLVAQNERAIARIDAGTYGVCESCHKPIGKERLQAFPRATLCVACKQREERR; this is translated from the coding sequence ATGGCCGCGACTGTACGCGCAGACGGGAGCGCGGTAGCGCCGTCGAAGGACAGTACCGTCGTCACCTGGTCGGCCGAGGAGCTCGCGGAGGTCCGCGAGCGACTGGCCACAGAGATCCAGGAGCTGAACCGGGAGATCAGTAAGGCCGAGACCGAGATCGCCTCAAGTGATGTGGCCGACGGTGCGGGAGACGACCAGGCGGATGCCGGGGCCCGCACGTATGAACGGGAACGCGAGATCGCCCTTACCCTGAATTCACGCGACCTGGTCGCGCAGAACGAGCGGGCGATCGCCCGGATCGACGCGGGAACCTACGGAGTGTGCGAATCGTGCCACAAGCCGATCGGCAAGGAGCGTCTTCAGGCGTTCCCGAGGGCGACGCTGTGCGTGGCCTGCAAGCAGCGGGAGGAGCGCCGCTGA
- a CDS encoding signal peptidase II — MRGLQAAGGAPLTGDTVDGAASVAPSGVRRIAVLAAIAPIVYILDLVTKTVVLKTLEGEEPLVVIPGLLQFRVIFNSGAAFSIGTGMTIVFTFVATGVVIAILRTARQLRSLPWAVTLGLMLGGAFGNLTDRVLRWPSGFGRPSPFQGHVVDFIETFPGHFPVFNVADSAIVCGGILAVFLAWRGYQIDGTRDTGEKKSDG, encoded by the coding sequence GTGCGTGGCCTGCAAGCAGCGGGAGGAGCGCCGCTGACCGGCGACACCGTCGACGGGGCGGCCTCGGTCGCCCCGTCCGGGGTGCGGCGGATCGCCGTGCTGGCGGCGATCGCCCCGATCGTCTACATACTCGACCTGGTCACGAAGACCGTCGTGTTGAAGACGCTCGAAGGCGAGGAGCCGCTTGTCGTCATCCCCGGATTGCTCCAATTCCGGGTCATTTTTAACTCCGGGGCCGCGTTCAGCATCGGCACCGGCATGACGATCGTCTTCACGTTCGTCGCGACCGGAGTGGTGATCGCGATCCTGCGCACCGCGCGGCAACTGCGCAGCCTGCCGTGGGCGGTCACGCTCGGCCTGATGCTCGGCGGGGCGTTCGGAAACCTGACCGACCGCGTCCTCCGCTGGCCCTCGGGCTTCGGCAGGCCGTCACCGTTCCAGGGACACGTGGTCGATTTCATCGAGACCTTCCCGGGGCACTTCCCGGTCTTCAACGTCGCCGACTCGGCGATCGTCTGCGGCGGAATCCTGGCCGTCTTCCTCGCCTGGCGGGGCTACCAGATCGACGGCACGCGTGACACGGGAGAGAAGAAGAGCGATGGCTGA
- a CDS encoding RluA family pseudouridine synthase — MAEQRSLPVPEGLEGERLDAALSRLFGLSRTRAAELIVSGDVLVDGSPAAKSDRVHAGAWLEVSLPPPPTAPMPVAEPVPGMKIIYEDDDIVVVNKPIGVAAHPTTGWTGPTVIGGLLGTGHRVATSGAAERQGIVHRLDANTTGAMVVAKSEHAYSHLKRAFKERTVDKRYHALVQGHPDPLRGTVDAPIDRHPSGDGRFAVVAGGKESVTHYDTIEAFRAASLLDIKLETGRTHQIRVHMSALRHPCVGDMMYGADPTLAVRLGMSRQWLHAVSLAFEHPATGEWVSFVTDYPDDLAHALKVVGSES, encoded by the coding sequence ATGGCTGAGCAGCGGAGCCTCCCGGTCCCCGAGGGTCTGGAGGGCGAGCGCCTCGACGCCGCCCTGTCCCGGCTGTTCGGCCTCTCGCGCACGCGCGCGGCCGAGCTGATCGTCTCCGGCGACGTGCTGGTGGACGGCTCGCCCGCCGCCAAGTCCGACCGGGTCCACGCCGGCGCGTGGCTGGAGGTCAGCCTGCCGCCGCCGCCCACCGCGCCGATGCCCGTGGCGGAGCCCGTCCCCGGCATGAAGATCATTTATGAGGACGACGACATCGTGGTCGTCAACAAGCCCATCGGCGTGGCCGCCCATCCGACCACCGGGTGGACCGGGCCCACCGTGATCGGCGGGCTGCTCGGCACCGGGCACCGGGTGGCGACGAGCGGCGCCGCCGAGCGCCAGGGGATCGTGCACCGATTGGATGCCAACACCACCGGCGCGATGGTCGTGGCCAAGAGCGAGCACGCCTACTCGCATCTCAAGCGGGCCTTCAAAGAGCGCACCGTCGACAAGCGCTACCACGCGCTGGTCCAGGGCCACCCCGATCCGCTGCGCGGCACCGTCGACGCGCCGATCGACCGGCACCCTTCCGGAGACGGCCGGTTCGCGGTCGTGGCCGGGGGCAAGGAGTCGGTCACCCACTACGACACGATCGAGGCGTTCCGCGCGGCGTCGCTGCTGGACATCAAGCTGGAGACCGGCCGGACCCACCAGATCCGGGTGCACATGTCGGCGCTGCGCCACCCCTGCGTCGGCGACATGATGTACGGCGCGGATCCCACGCTGGCCGTGCGGCTGGGCATGTCCCGGCAGTGGCTGCACGCGGTCTCCCTGGCCTTCGAGCATCCCGCGACGGGCGAGTGGGTCTCCTTCGTCACCGACTACCCCGATGACCTGGCCCACGCGCTGAAGGTCGTCGGCAGCGAGTCCTAG
- a CDS encoding serine/threonine-protein kinase codes for MSDSQVIIGARYRLLERIGRGGMGTVWRARDEVLGRDVAVKEVIPSPDLTGPEREVFTVRTLREARAAGRIGHPGVATVYDVFEEDGRPWIVMQLVDSRTLGAVVREDGPLPPARAAQIGFEVLAALLAAHRAGVLHRDVKPDNVLLAKNGRAVLTDFGIAVLEGDSSVTRTGALIGTPAFIAPERASGGPAEFASDMWSLGVTLYMAVEGRSPFERAHPLATLSAVVHQDPAPLRSAGPLGPVIFGLLRKDPAQRMSAQDVQVRLRAIVNGTEPQPTAPIQLPVQATAPVAEPSPAPSADAPVAPVAGRRRRPAVVALTATVVAVVLTSGAAAWVALNSPTGTSTKPPASASVPAEDDTPAKEKTQQARLPAQRKEPTPDRNGAGGYRPSDRPAQEKPWQNGPSPSSTPTPAQKGPEDDSGKKPDRDPAQDPGQKPGKGSQEGSDQGQGSGDNPDQGPGTSGDDVTQDQGQAPDGSVAEQAAFRGGTDSPGKGETTAEGKANGG; via the coding sequence ATGTCCGACTCTCAGGTGATCATCGGCGCTCGGTACCGGCTGCTGGAACGCATCGGCCGCGGGGGCATGGGCACCGTCTGGCGGGCCCGGGACGAGGTGCTCGGCAGGGACGTGGCGGTCAAGGAGGTCATCCCCTCTCCCGACCTGACCGGCCCCGAACGGGAGGTGTTCACCGTGCGGACGCTGCGGGAGGCCCGCGCCGCCGGGCGGATCGGCCACCCGGGTGTCGCGACGGTCTACGACGTGTTCGAGGAGGACGGGCGTCCGTGGATCGTGATGCAGCTCGTGGACTCCCGGACGCTCGGAGCCGTGGTCCGGGAGGACGGGCCGCTGCCACCCGCCCGGGCGGCACAGATCGGATTCGAGGTGCTCGCGGCACTGCTCGCCGCGCACCGGGCGGGCGTGCTGCACCGTGACGTGAAGCCTGACAACGTGCTGCTCGCCAAGAACGGGCGGGCCGTGCTCACGGACTTCGGTATCGCGGTGCTCGAAGGCGACTCGTCGGTGACGCGGACCGGAGCCCTCATCGGCACCCCGGCTTTCATCGCGCCGGAACGGGCGAGCGGGGGCCCGGCGGAGTTCGCCTCCGACATGTGGTCGCTGGGCGTGACGCTCTACATGGCGGTGGAGGGCCGTTCTCCCTTCGAGCGCGCCCATCCGCTGGCGACGCTCAGCGCGGTCGTGCACCAGGATCCGGCTCCGCTGAGGTCCGCCGGGCCACTGGGGCCGGTGATCTTCGGCCTGCTCCGCAAGGACCCCGCGCAGCGCATGTCGGCCCAGGACGTGCAGGTCCGCCTGCGGGCGATCGTCAACGGGACCGAGCCGCAGCCCACCGCGCCGATCCAGCTCCCGGTCCAGGCGACCGCGCCGGTGGCCGAGCCCTCCCCGGCCCCCTCCGCCGACGCCCCCGTGGCCCCCGTCGCGGGGCGGCGGAGGCGTCCGGCCGTCGTGGCCCTGACGGCGACGGTGGTCGCGGTCGTCCTGACCTCGGGCGCTGCGGCCTGGGTGGCCCTCAACTCCCCCACGGGGACGTCCACGAAGCCCCCCGCCTCCGCGAGCGTACCGGCCGAGGACGACACGCCGGCGAAGGAGAAGACCCAGCAGGCGCGGCTGCCCGCGCAGCGGAAAGAGCCCACACCGGACAGGAACGGGGCCGGGGGATACCGGCCGTCCGACCGTCCGGCCCAGGAGAAGCCCTGGCAGAACGGGCCGTCTCCGTCGAGCACGCCGACGCCGGCGCAGAAGGGCCCGGAGGACGACTCCGGGAAGAAGCCCGACAGAGACCCGGCCCAGGATCCCGGGCAGAAGCCCGGCAAGGGCTCTCAGGAGGGCTCCGACCAGGGCCAGGGCTCGGGAGACAACCCGGACCAGGGCCCCGGCACCTCCGGGGACGACGTCACCCAGGACCAGGGGCAGGCTCCGGACGGGTCGGTGGCCGAGCAGGCCGCCTTCCGCGGCGGAACGGACTCCCCCGGAAAGGGCGAGACCACGGCGGAGGGGAAAGCGAACGGCGGGTGA
- a CDS encoding AzlD domain-containing protein, giving the protein MSVWWAIVVTCAGCYALKLAGLSAPRRVLDHPTVQRFAALVPVALLAALIAVQTFAHGQALHFDLPRTAGLGAAAVALLLRAPFLVVLATAAVVTAALRWLVA; this is encoded by the coding sequence GTGAGTGTCTGGTGGGCCATCGTCGTGACCTGCGCGGGCTGCTACGCCCTGAAGCTCGCCGGGCTGTCGGCCCCGCGCCGGGTGCTCGACCATCCGACGGTGCAGCGCTTCGCCGCCCTGGTCCCGGTGGCGCTGCTCGCCGCGCTGATCGCGGTGCAGACCTTCGCTCACGGTCAGGCGCTCCACTTCGACCTGCCGCGCACCGCCGGGCTCGGGGCCGCCGCCGTCGCCCTGCTGCTGCGCGCCCCCTTCCTGGTCGTGCTCGCCACGGCGGCCGTCGTCACGGCCGCGCTACGCTGGCTCGTCGCATGA